AACCGCGAAATTCACGCCTTGAACACCATCGACTTCGCGAAGCTGTGCTCCGAGTCGTTCGTACAACTGGTTGTGGCGGCCTTCACCGATCAGGTAGCGATCGAGGTCGCTGAAAATGCTGGGGACGGTGTAGGGGGACGTCGTCTTCATTTCTTTACCGGTCTTGTCGATCATTTGCAGTCTGGACGTGGAAGGCTTGGTGATGGGCTCATCGCAGATCGCTTCAAAGAATCCGCCGGGATGCAGCCGTCTCATCGGACGTCGCAAACCGCTTGCCGAATCGATCAGCCACACGGATTCGGCGTTGGGTTCCAACACGCGAACGGACGTGGCTTCTCGCCCCCGATAGTTGACAGGGTGACGGCCCAACAAACTACCCGGGTTCACCACACTGCCATCAACGAGTGACTGAATGGTCGATAGTGAAAGCTGCGAATTCATGGCTGGACTACGAGAAAATTGATTGAGAATGAGTTCGTGAATGAGTGAAACGAGCCTGAAATCAGGACGTTTTAATCGGGTTGGATCGCTTGATTCCGTTTGCCGAGACCGCGGTACTCAACAACCAATCGCGGAGACGATCGTTCGCGGTCGGGACGGTACGACTGGATTTCGGTGCTGGCGGACCAGCGTGGGAATGGTCAATTCGCGACCAATCGTCCTTCAGCTTGGTGGATGTGCGGGCAACCGAGTCTTCCACCTCAGCCGCAGGGATTGCACCGTCAGGGGTGACTTGTTCCGGTTTTCGGCTGACCAAACGAGACGTCACCAAGCAGGCTTGAACCTCGTGGATTCCGAGAGCGTGGTCGACACGTCGCCAAAGATCAGCATGCTGGACTTCGACGCGACGGCCGAAGTGATCCCATACAAAATCGCTTCGTCGCCATCGCGGCAAGGAATCAGTGAGGGAACGAATCAGGTATCGGTTGTGACTGAGCAATGTGATTCCGGATGGCCCATCGATTGCCTCAAGACCGCGAACGGCGGCCAACAAGGAAAGCCGATTCAGGTCGCCGAACTCTTGATCGTCCGCTTCCATCACGGGCTGGCCGTCGGAGGTCTCGATCACGAATTGCCAACGACCATCGGTCAACGATGTGCTGTGCGCCGAAACGACCAACAGGAATGAGGAGCGAGGTTTCGTAGGTGCGGGATTGAAATCAGGGTCGCCGAATTCGGACGCCATCGACGCGAATTCTTCGAGGGATTGCAAAGGATCCATCATGGTTGGGTTCGCCAGTGAGTTCATCGTGCTCTCGATTCGTGGTTGCGATCAGTCTGGCGGCGGCCCCTGTGTCTCGCCCGGATCCTTGGACGAGAGGGCCGCCGCATCGCTTCACACGCATCGATTGCTAGGGAGGGGAAAGCAAAGAGACGCGATCCATCGGTGCCAGTCTTCAGCGGTGCACGTGTCGGCTATCAATGTTGCTGCGATTTCAGCTTGCCGGAACTTTGATGCGACCGCCTGTCGACAAAGATTGCTTTCGTCGCGGTCGACCTTCTCGGGAAAGCTTTCCTGCTCAAAAAGGTTTGCCCGAATTAACACCCGATCGCGTAATCGTTGAAGGCTGAACAACCGTCAAGCTTTGGCTCCATGGAACGCATCGCTTGGTCTCAAACGAAGGACCATTTCGACTGTTAGCCAACCAAGAACCGCCAAGTCCATCGGAGATCGTGGGTCTCAGCCCGTTTTGCAGCGGTGTCGCCCGGAGGCCCGTTTTAGGGGGCTCTCAGCGTCAGTAGAGCTCAGGCCTATTCGAGCGGCAGCAGATCCAGCAGCGCCTGAGCAACCAAGTGCGGTTCCTCGACCGCATCACACTCCGCGGGCAAAGCATCCACCAGGCACCCCGCGTCACCACCGGTGACAACCAAAGTCGCGGCACCACCGTAAATTCGAAGCAACCGCTCAACGGCTCCCGCGACCGACGCGAGAACGCCCAGTCTCATCGCCGCGACTGTGTCTCGGCCGGGTCCTTCTGGCATTTCGCGACAACGATGCGACGCCCAATCCAGTTTCGGAAGCGCATCCGTTCCTGCCGCAAGAGCAGCGGTTTGCATTTCCAATCCGGGCAAGATCGCACCGCCGCGAAAAATCCCTTCCGCTGAAACGAAATCAACCGTCACGGTGGTCCCCGCATCAACAACGATCAATGGTGCCTCGTGGCGGCGGAACGCAGCTTCCGCGCCCAGCAATCGATCGATCCCGACACGCTCAGGAAAACTCACGTCAATCGCCATCGCAACGTCTTCGTGAGTCACGAATCGAACGCGAATGCAGTTGAAAAACGCTTCGTCTAGGGCGACCACCAGCGGCTCCGCCGAACCTCGGTTCACGCTCGCGACGCGAACGTCGTAGCAAACCGACTCGCAGTCACTCGATTCACATCCAGACAATTGCTCGGCCAGCAATCTCAAATGCTCGACGCACTTGGTGATCCATTCCGGATCACGCAGAGAGATGGATCGCAACAACGGTCCGCGATCGTGGCTGGCTTTCGCTTTCCCATCGGTGGGCGATGACTGCGTGACAACTTTGATGGCGGTGTTTCCGACATCAATGCCAACTCGCACCATTACGACATCGCAAGACGACTCGTCTTGGAGTTGTTGCTCATTCGCCGAAGATTGCTCGTCTGCCATGGTCCCGCCGACTGCCTCAAGACGAACGATCGCGACGTTCGCCGGGCACGACTTTCCCGGTGTCGGAAAGCGTGGCGGCACCTTGAACGTCCTGAGCTTGAACTTGGTCCGACAAACCCTCGGTGGCCGCGGCTTTGTGAGGAGGAACGCGGCGTTCTTTCTTCGGCGTCACGGGAGCGTCGTCTTGGCGAATCAAAGTGGGAGTGATCCCGGCTTCGACCATCTCTTCGCGACGTTTGGTGACTCGATCCATGATTTCGCCCACCAACTCGTTCAGTCCAACATCCGTCGCGGCGCTGATCGTTCGCAAATCACGAGCGTGGTCCGCGGGGTGTTCGCCAAAGTATGACTGCAGCTTTTCGCGAACTTCGCCGTCGGGATCGAGCTCACACTTGGTCATCACGACCAGTTCGTCGCGATCCGCGAGCGACTCATC
The sequence above is a segment of the Rhodopirellula bahusiensis genome. Coding sequences within it:
- a CDS encoding ribonuclease H family protein; its protein translation is MMDPLQSLEEFASMASEFGDPDFNPAPTKPRSSFLLVVSAHSTSLTDGRWQFVIETSDGQPVMEADDQEFGDLNRLSLLAAVRGLEAIDGPSGITLLSHNRYLIRSLTDSLPRWRRSDFVWDHFGRRVEVQHADLWRRVDHALGIHEVQACLVTSRLVSRKPEQVTPDGAIPAAEVEDSVARTSTKLKDDWSRIDHSHAGPPAPKSSRTVPTANDRLRDWLLSTAVSANGIKRSNPIKTS
- a CDS encoding type III pantothenate kinase, which translates into the protein MADEQSSANEQQLQDESSCDVVMVRVGIDVGNTAIKVVTQSSPTDGKAKASHDRGPLLRSISLRDPEWITKCVEHLRLLAEQLSGCESSDCESVCYDVRVASVNRGSAEPLVVALDEAFFNCIRVRFVTHEDVAMAIDVSFPERVGIDRLLGAEAAFRRHEAPLIVVDAGTTVTVDFVSAEGIFRGGAILPGLEMQTAALAAGTDALPKLDWASHRCREMPEGPGRDTVAAMRLGVLASVAGAVERLLRIYGGAATLVVTGGDAGCLVDALPAECDAVEEPHLVAQALLDLLPLE